The Chryseobacterium sp. JV274 sequence ACTGATGAGCAGGCAGATAAGGGATACTCGCAAAGAGATCAGGAGGAACGATTAAAACGTTATTGTGAAAACAATAACATTAAAGTAGGTCAAATCATTTATGAAGATTACTCAGCCAAGACTTTTATCAGGCCAGAGTGGATTAAATTACTGGATACGCTAAAGAAAAAAAGCTCAAAAACGGATCTGCTGCTTTTTACAAAATGGGATCGCTTCAGCAGGAACGCTGGCGATGCGTATCAAATGATTAACATACTTAGGAAAATTAACGTTGAACCGCAGGCCATTGAGCAACCTTTAGATCTTTCAATTCCTGAAAATAAAATGATGCTGGCTATATATCTTGCTGCACCGGAAGTTGAAAACGACAGGCGCGCTCTGAATACTTATTATGGAATGCGCCGTGCTAAAAAAGAAGGCAGATTAATGGGGAGGGCACCTTATGGCTACGCTAACAGAATAACGGAGAACGGGAAAAAGTATGTAATCCCGAAGGAACCAGAAGCTTCCAATATGAAATGGGCATTCAATGAAATGTCCAAAGGCGTGTATTCAGCGAGCCAGATCATGGATATGATGAACAGAAAAGAAGGAAAGCCAGTTAAGATAAGTGCCTTTCTTGCAAGTTTACGCAATACCGCATATTGCGGAAAAATTTACGTGGAGCAATTCAATGAAGAGGAGGCTCATTTTGTTAAAAGTATTCATGAACCTTTGATCAGTGAAGAACTATTCGAAAAAGTTCAATGTATAATGGATGGAAATGTGAATCCAGCCAGACCTAATGTAAAAGTACTGTCTGACGATAATTTGCCATTAAGAGGTTTCCTTGTGTGTCCGGAATGTGGTCATTTGATTACAGGTAGTGCCTCTACGGGACGTTCTGGAAATAAATATTATTACTATCATTGCCAGTCCCCGTGTTCATACCGTTACAAATCTGAGATTATTAATTCTAAATTTTTAGAAATATTGCAGTCATTGGAAATGCGCGCATGTATAAAAAATTATTTGAAAAAAGTGTTGAAGCAAAATTTTGAAAAATTAATCAATAATCCCCAAAGAGAAAGGAAAGCAATTCTATTAGAAATAGATCGTTTAAACAGTAAATTGAAACAGGCAAGAAATAAACTGATGGAGGAAGTAATTGATGATGAAGATTATCTTGAAATTAAGACCGATTGTAAAAGGCAAATTGAAAAGCTCGAAGCTAAATTAACTAAAGGAAAGGATAATAAGAAAATAGATTTTCAAAAACTACTAGACCAAGCATTATCGAACCTAGTAGACCTTGCGAAAGTCTATACTGATGGGGATATCGAGGTAAAACGTAAAATAATTGGTTCGATATTTCCTGAAAAATTGCAATTTTCAGAAAATCATTATCGAACCATCCGACCCAATGTTTTGCTCTCTTATATATACCAGATAAACAATGAGTTAGGTGTGAAAAAAAACCGGAAAAAAAGTGAATTATCACCTTTCTCCGGTCTTGTACCCAGGACCGGGATCGAACCGGTACTCCTAAGAACTGGTGTTTGAGACCAGCGCGTCTACCAATTCCGCCACCTG is a genomic window containing:
- a CDS encoding recombinase family protein, whose protein sequence is MKKADLYIRVSTDEQADKGYSQRDQEERLKRYCENNNIKVGQIIYEDYSAKTFIRPEWIKLLDTLKKKSSKTDLLLFTKWDRFSRNAGDAYQMINILRKINVEPQAIEQPLDLSIPENKMMLAIYLAAPEVENDRRALNTYYGMRRAKKEGRLMGRAPYGYANRITENGKKYVIPKEPEASNMKWAFNEMSKGVYSASQIMDMMNRKEGKPVKISAFLASLRNTAYCGKIYVEQFNEEEAHFVKSIHEPLISEELFEKVQCIMDGNVNPARPNVKVLSDDNLPLRGFLVCPECGHLITGSASTGRSGNKYYYYHCQSPCSYRYKSEIINSKFLEILQSLEMRACIKNYLKKVLKQNFEKLINNPQRERKAILLEIDRLNSKLKQARNKLMEEVIDDEDYLEIKTDCKRQIEKLEAKLTKGKDNKKIDFQKLLDQALSNLVDLAKVYTDGDIEVKRKIIGSIFPEKLQFSENHYRTIRPNVLLSYIYQINNELGVKKNRKKSELSPFSGLVPRTGIEPVLLRTGV